In the Carassius auratus strain Wakin unplaced genomic scaffold, ASM336829v1 scaf_tig00216347, whole genome shotgun sequence genome, one interval contains:
- the LOC113097652 gene encoding gastrula zinc finger protein XlCGF49.1-like, whose amino-acid sequence MKKRQSVLKDKENMRDLEPCRTKHTEEQTDLMEENEESDEQKHHHGTTREKTCSQTKRVYLRKRRNKKGFTCTQCGKSLTYKHNLNVHMKIHTGEKPFTCDQCGKSFTHKVTLQQHMILHTGEKLYECDQCGKTFSWASGLKQHMKVHTKEKPHSCSFCGKSFSQLNNLKVHQKRHTGVKDYMCFECEKTFTTVAQLKLHKRIHTGEKPYMCSYCEKRFNQSVHLRRHEMIHTGEKPYHCTACGKSFRHSSTFCLHMKNKHSK is encoded by the exons ATGAAGAAGAGACAGAGTGTATTAAAGGACaaagagaacatgagagatctagaaccctgcagaaccaaacacactgaagaacaaacag acctGATGGAGGAGAATGAGGAGAGTGACGAGCAGAAGCATCATCATGGTACAACGAGAGAAAAAACTTGCTCACAGACCAAAAGAGTTTATTTACGGAAAAGAAGAAATAAGAAAggtttcacctgcactcagtgtggaaagagtttgacaTACAAACACAACCTCAATGTTCACAtgaagatccacactggagagaaaccgttcacatgtgatcagtgcgggaagagtttcacacacaaAGTAACCCTTCAGCAACACATGAtcctccacactggagagaaactgtatgaatgtgatcagtgtggaaaaacattttcatgggCTTCAGGCCTGAAGCAGCACATGAaagttcatacaaaggagaaaccacattcatgttctttctgtggaaagagtttttcacaacTGAACAATTTAAAAGTTCATCAGAAGAGACACACTGGTGTGAAAGattacatgtgctttgagtgtgagaagACGTTTACTACGGTTGCACAACTGAAGCTGCacaagaggatccacactggagagaaaccttacatgtGTTCATACTGTGAGAAGAGATTCAATCAGTCAGTACATCTGAGAagacatgagatgatccacaccggagagaaaccgtatcactgcactgcaTGCGGGAAGAGTTTCCGTCATTCATcaactttttgtttgcatatgaaaaacaaacacagtaAGTAG